A genomic region of Streptomyces sp. NBC_00247 contains the following coding sequences:
- a CDS encoding FAD-dependent oxidoreductase: MTTSTSPGTTTPHHPIAVIGGGLGGLTLARVLHVHGIEVPVFDLDASPDARRQGGMLDIHEDTGQAALREARLHEAFLAKVHPGGQALRVLDKSGHVHLEEEDDGSGERPEIDRGDLRDLLLTSLPAGTIRWNSKVVACRATDGEGSRGRYEVTLADGSAFTTDLLVGADGAWSRVRPLVSDAMPAYAGVSFVEVDLFDADTRHPEAAALLGGGMFFGLSDEKALLGHRETDGSLHVYVALRTDESWLGTVDFTDTGAAKTAVLEHFADWAPGLRGLIAEADGPLVPRHIHALPVGHRWDRVPGVTLLGDAAHLMSPFAGEGANLALIDGADLGRCLAEHPEDTELALAAYEALLFPRAEEMARESAGGLEAIFAPDAPQPLLDMFAGFGGPEADQGADQG; encoded by the coding sequence GGCACCACCACCCCGCACCACCCCATCGCCGTCATCGGCGGCGGGCTCGGCGGTCTCACGCTCGCCCGGGTCCTGCACGTGCACGGCATCGAGGTGCCGGTCTTCGACCTGGACGCCTCGCCGGACGCCCGTAGGCAGGGCGGGATGCTCGACATCCACGAGGACACCGGGCAGGCGGCGCTGCGTGAGGCGCGGTTGCACGAAGCGTTCCTGGCCAAGGTGCACCCGGGCGGCCAGGCACTGCGGGTGCTCGACAAGAGCGGGCACGTCCACCTGGAGGAAGAGGACGACGGTTCCGGGGAGCGGCCCGAGATCGACCGGGGCGATCTGCGCGACCTGCTGCTGACCTCTCTCCCCGCGGGCACCATCCGCTGGAACTCCAAGGTGGTGGCGTGCCGGGCGACGGACGGCGAGGGGAGCCGGGGCCGGTACGAGGTGACGCTCGCCGACGGGTCCGCGTTCACCACCGATCTGCTCGTCGGCGCGGACGGCGCCTGGTCCCGGGTCCGGCCGCTGGTGTCGGACGCGATGCCCGCCTACGCGGGTGTCTCCTTCGTGGAGGTCGACCTGTTCGACGCGGACACCCGTCATCCCGAGGCCGCGGCGCTGCTCGGCGGGGGGATGTTCTTCGGGCTCAGCGACGAGAAGGCGCTGCTGGGCCACCGCGAGACGGATGGCAGCCTGCATGTCTACGTCGCCCTGCGCACCGACGAAAGCTGGCTGGGTACGGTCGACTTCACCGACACCGGGGCTGCGAAGACGGCCGTGCTGGAGCACTTCGCGGACTGGGCGCCCGGCCTGCGCGGGCTCATCGCCGAGGCGGACGGGCCGCTGGTGCCCCGGCACATCCACGCACTGCCGGTCGGCCACCGGTGGGACCGGGTTCCGGGCGTCACGCTGCTCGGGGACGCGGCGCACCTGATGTCGCCGTTCGCCGGGGAGGGCGCCAACCTCGCTCTGATCGACGGCGCGGACCTCGGCCGTTGCCTGGCCGAGCACCCGGAGGACACGGAGCTGGCGCTCGCGGCGTACGAGGCGCTCCTCTTCCCGCGCGCCGAGGAGATGGCGCGGGAGTCCGCCGGAGGGCTGGAGGCCATCTTCGCTCCGGACGCTCCGCAGCCGCTGCTGGACATGTTCGCCGGGTTCGGCGGCCCGGAAGCGGACCAGGGCGCGGACCAGGGCTGA
- a CDS encoding MerR family transcriptional regulator, protein MDAEQVTAAALLTPAETATESGFSLDTLRYYDRIGLLGPVARSASGHRRYSPGDLEWLSVLRCLRETGMPIADMRSYTELAKAGDGTVPQRLAALEAHDTQVEKRLADLLRQRAHLREKIAYYRSVVDGDGSAGTDGTDGPATQNRGRRVTQ, encoded by the coding sequence ATGGACGCAGAACAGGTGACCGCAGCCGCGTTGCTCACGCCCGCCGAGACCGCCACGGAGTCGGGGTTCAGCCTGGACACCCTGCGCTATTACGACCGCATCGGCCTGCTGGGCCCGGTGGCCCGCTCGGCGAGCGGTCACCGGCGTTACTCGCCCGGCGATCTGGAGTGGCTCTCGGTGCTGCGATGTCTGCGGGAGACGGGAATGCCCATCGCGGACATGCGGAGCTACACCGAGCTGGCCAAGGCGGGGGACGGAACCGTGCCACAGCGGCTGGCCGCCCTGGAGGCGCACGACACGCAGGTCGAGAAGCGACTGGCCGACCTTCTCCGCCAACGTGCGCACCTGAGGGAGAAGATCGCGTACTACCGGTCGGTGGTCGACGGGGACGGTTCGGCCGGCACGGACGGCACGGACGGCCCCGCCACGCAGAATCGGGGCCGACGAGTCACGCAGTAG
- the helR gene encoding RNA polymerase recycling motor ATPase HelR, whose product MPSPHPAAPLSSSPAGSAFALPERLAAKADPRLTARDEEHFAAVARSLRESIAELTAQLDAARRAPGGAGRQAMDRDTEIRRLTARLRTLRRFGLDLCLGRMVAGAEEEPVYVGRLGLTDRAGHRLLLDWRSPAAEPFFGATHANPMGLSSRRRYRWTDGRISDYWDEVFTPDGFDGHAALDDQSAFVASLGADRSPRMRDVLSTIQADQDAIIRAGSRGALVVDGGPGTGKTVVALHRSAYLLHSDPRLGHRRGGVLFVGPHRPYLDYVADVLPSLGEEGVRTCVLRDLVAEGAGASAERDPEVARLKASRKLVVEAVEAAVRFYEEPPARGMTVTTHWADVKLSAQEWAAAFAAAEPGTPHNEAREQVWEELVTILVDKHDEGTPAERLGDSLGGNRELVEAFDRAWPLLDAADLVGDLWSVPAYLRRCAPWLEADERNLLRRGDARAQEWTVCDLPFLDAARQRLGDPDAARRRRRGEALIAAENARMAETVDALLEADDDGEGVITMLHVRDMREALTDESALPGTDPDLLAGPFAHIVVDEAQELTDAEWQMLLLRCPSRSFTVVGDRAQARHGFTESWRERLGRIGLDRIELASLSVNYRTPAEIMTEAEPVVRAALPDANVPTSVRSTGIPVTHGSVADLRTVLDDWLDAHPEGIACVIGDPAFRATARVRSLTPQLAKGLEFDLVVMVDPESFGPGTEGAVDRYVAMTRATQRLVVLRRA is encoded by the coding sequence ATGCCGTCCCCGCACCCCGCAGCGCCCCTGAGCAGCTCCCCGGCCGGGAGCGCGTTCGCGCTGCCCGAGCGCCTCGCCGCGAAGGCCGACCCCCGGCTGACCGCCCGCGACGAGGAGCACTTCGCGGCCGTCGCCCGGAGCCTGCGGGAGTCGATCGCCGAGCTGACCGCGCAGCTCGACGCGGCCCGCAGGGCACCCGGTGGTGCGGGCCGGCAGGCGATGGACCGGGACACCGAGATCCGCCGCCTGACCGCCCGCCTGCGCACCCTGCGCCGCTTCGGCCTCGACCTCTGCCTCGGGCGCATGGTCGCCGGCGCGGAGGAGGAGCCGGTGTACGTCGGACGGCTCGGGCTCACCGACCGGGCGGGCCACCGGCTGCTGCTCGACTGGCGCTCGCCCGCGGCCGAACCGTTCTTCGGGGCCACCCACGCCAACCCGATGGGCCTGAGCAGCCGCCGCAGGTACCGCTGGACCGACGGCCGGATCAGCGACTACTGGGACGAGGTCTTCACCCCCGACGGCTTCGACGGGCACGCCGCGCTGGACGACCAGTCCGCCTTCGTCGCGAGCCTAGGCGCCGACCGCTCGCCCCGGATGCGGGACGTCCTCTCCACCATCCAGGCCGACCAGGACGCCATCATCCGCGCCGGATCGCGCGGCGCCCTGGTCGTGGACGGCGGGCCGGGCACGGGGAAGACCGTCGTGGCGCTGCACCGCTCCGCGTACCTCCTCCACTCCGATCCGCGGCTCGGCCACCGCCGGGGCGGTGTGCTCTTCGTCGGCCCGCACCGGCCGTACCTGGACTACGTCGCCGACGTCCTGCCCAGCCTCGGGGAGGAGGGGGTACGCACCTGCGTCCTGCGCGACCTCGTCGCCGAGGGCGCCGGGGCGTCCGCGGAGAGGGACCCGGAGGTGGCGCGGCTGAAGGCCTCGCGGAAGCTGGTGGTGGAGGCGGTCGAGGCGGCAGTCCGGTTCTACGAGGAGCCGCCCGCCCGGGGCATGACCGTCACCACCCACTGGGCCGACGTCAAGCTGAGCGCCCAGGAGTGGGCGGCGGCCTTCGCGGCGGCGGAGCCCGGCACCCCGCACAACGAGGCCCGCGAACAGGTCTGGGAGGAACTCGTCACCATCCTGGTGGACAAGCACGACGAGGGCACCCCCGCCGAACGGCTCGGTGACTCCCTGGGCGGGAACCGGGAGTTGGTGGAGGCGTTCGACCGCGCCTGGCCGCTGCTCGACGCCGCCGACCTGGTCGGGGACCTCTGGTCCGTACCCGCCTACCTCCGCAGGTGCGCCCCCTGGCTGGAGGCCGACGAGCGGAACCTGCTGCGACGCGGGGACGCACGCGCCCAGGAGTGGACCGTCTGCGACCTGCCGTTCCTGGACGCCGCCCGGCAGCGGCTCGGCGACCCCGACGCCGCGCGCCGCCGGCGCCGGGGCGAGGCGCTGATCGCCGCCGAGAACGCGCGGATGGCCGAGACCGTGGATGCCCTGCTGGAGGCCGACGACGACGGCGAGGGCGTCATCACGATGCTGCACGTGCGCGACATGCGGGAGGCGCTCACCGACGAGTCCGCGCTCCCCGGGACCGACCCCGACCTGCTCGCCGGGCCTTTCGCGCACATCGTCGTGGACGAGGCCCAGGAACTCACCGACGCGGAATGGCAGATGCTGCTGCTGCGCTGCCCGTCCCGCAGCTTCACCGTCGTCGGCGACCGTGCACAGGCCCGCCACGGGTTCACCGAATCCTGGCGGGAACGCCTCGGACGGATCGGACTCGACCGGATCGAACTGGCCTCCCTGAGCGTCAACTACCGCACACCGGCGGAGATCATGACCGAGGCGGAACCGGTCGTCCGGGCGGCGCTGCCGGACGCCAACGTGCCGACCTCCGTCCGCAGCACCGGCATTCCCGTCACCCACGGATCCGTCGCCGACCTCCGCACGGTCCTCGACGACTGGCTCGACGCCCATCCGGAGGGCATCGCCTGCGTCATCGGCGACCCGGCCTTCCGTGCGACCGCCCGGGTGCGGTCCCTGACGCCGCAGCTGGCCAAGGGGCTTGAGTTCGACCTCGTCGTCATGGTCGATCCGGAGTCCTTCGGCCCGGGGACCGAGGGGGCCGTGGACCGGTACGTCGCGATGACCCGGGCCACGCAGCGGCTGGTGGTCCTGAGGAGGGCGTGA
- a CDS encoding GH12 family glycosyl hydrolase domain-containing protein: protein MRHRARTLLTALTLMLGTTTALLTATPTQAATQAAQATGQICEQYGSTTVQGRYTVQNNRWGTSATQCVNVTDSGFTVTQADGSVATNGAPKSYPSIFLGCHYTNCSPGTNLPKRIDTIAAVPTSLTYGYVSNATYDAAFDIWLDPQPKTDGVNKTEIMIWFNRVGSIQPIGSPTSSATIGGKTWEIWTGNNGGNDVISFVAPSAINSWSFDVKDFIDRTVSQGMASSNWYLTSVQAGFEPWVGGAGLSLSAFSSSVTDGQDTNGNGTGGTTGPGGGTTNPPAGTAACQVEYTPNVWPGGFTTNVTVKNTGTAAVNGWNLAFTLPSGQQVSQVWNATVSPTSGAVTAHNTTSNAVISPGATQNFGFQGTWTGTYAEPSAFTLGGSACTVV from the coding sequence ATGCGACACCGTGCACGCACCCTCCTGACAGCTCTGACGCTGATGCTGGGTACGACCACCGCGCTGCTCACCGCGACCCCCACCCAGGCGGCGACACAAGCCGCGCAGGCGACCGGCCAGATCTGCGAGCAGTACGGCTCCACCACCGTCCAGGGCCGCTACACGGTCCAGAACAACCGCTGGGGCACCAGCGCCACCCAGTGCGTCAACGTCACCGACAGCGGGTTCACCGTCACCCAGGCGGACGGGTCGGTCGCCACCAACGGCGCCCCGAAGTCGTACCCGTCGATCTTCCTCGGCTGTCACTACACCAACTGCTCGCCGGGGACGAACCTGCCGAAGCGGATCGACACCATCGCCGCCGTGCCGACGTCGCTGACGTACGGGTACGTCAGCAACGCCACCTACGACGCGGCGTTCGACATCTGGCTGGACCCCCAGCCGAAGACCGACGGCGTCAACAAGACGGAGATCATGATCTGGTTCAACCGGGTCGGCTCCATCCAGCCCATCGGATCGCCCACCAGCAGCGCCACCATCGGTGGCAAGACCTGGGAGATCTGGACCGGGAACAACGGCGGGAACGACGTGATCTCCTTCGTCGCCCCGTCCGCGATCAACAGCTGGTCGTTCGACGTCAAGGACTTCATCGACCGTACGGTCAGCCAGGGCATGGCCTCCTCCAACTGGTACCTGACCAGCGTGCAGGCGGGATTCGAGCCGTGGGTGGGCGGGGCGGGCCTCTCGCTCTCCGCCTTCTCGTCCTCCGTGACCGACGGCCAGGACACCAACGGCAACGGCACCGGCGGCACGACCGGGCCCGGCGGCGGCACGACGAACCCGCCGGCCGGAACGGCCGCCTGCCAGGTCGAGTACACGCCCAACGTGTGGCCGGGCGGGTTCACCACCAACGTCACGGTCAAGAACACCGGCACCGCGGCCGTCAACGGCTGGAACCTGGCCTTCACCCTCCCCTCCGGCCAACAGGTGTCCCAGGTCTGGAACGCGACGGTCAGCCCCACCAGCGGCGCGGTGACCGCACACAACACCACGTCCAACGCCGTCATCAGCCCCGGAGCCACCCAGAACTTCGGCTTCCAGGGCACCTGGACCGGGACCTACGCGGAACCCTCCGCCTTCACCCTCGGCGGCAGCGCCTGCACGGTCGTCTGA
- a CDS encoding subtype B tannase has protein sequence MKHRAVKRRTVVVGLGSVAGAAAIGGFAADAQAESRNSSRNAEKPANSGALAFDPSAYTELTTTVTTDEGDKEVTYHFWKALTYVTAPVDAEHQSLVVSVPVRIDGKAVDATNAPILFSNAVGGYFPASVATAAGVGEAAMEMGDPGGAGGPGPGGTPPADTGTGTGAPTTGTGEVPSGSNGMLNGMGEMVSLPKLGLAAGYVVVEPGCRGRTLTDANGTYYGTAPAAIVDLKAAVRYVRSNQGRIPGDTRRIVSTGTSAGGALSALLGASGDSALYAPYLKEIGAADASDAVFASGDWCPITDLEHADGAYEWNWGANTPQSGTLDQSVSKELRAQFAEYQASLRLKGLNGFGPLTARNYDDYLLETYVRPAAATYLKGLAEADRSAYLSANPFITWKNGRATFTWADYLTHVGARKKTAPAFDTFDLSGGENNEFGTGTTEARHFTAYGQRHDTTGLTASRVDGDIPALLDLMNPMYHLARHNPGRAKHWWIRVGTKDTDTALTVVGNLAATLHGLGDDVDSLMYWDQGHGSNTDAADFITWVARVTGRRK, from the coding sequence GTGAAGCACAGGGCAGTGAAACGCAGGACCGTCGTCGTGGGCCTCGGTTCGGTCGCAGGAGCGGCGGCGATCGGGGGATTCGCCGCGGACGCGCAGGCGGAAAGCCGCAACTCTTCGCGGAATGCGGAGAAGCCGGCAAATTCAGGAGCCCTGGCCTTCGACCCGAGCGCGTACACCGAGCTGACCACGACCGTCACCACCGACGAGGGTGACAAGGAGGTGACCTACCACTTCTGGAAGGCCCTCACCTACGTCACCGCGCCGGTCGACGCGGAGCACCAGAGTCTGGTGGTCAGCGTTCCCGTGAGGATCGACGGCAAGGCCGTGGACGCGACGAACGCGCCGATTCTCTTCTCCAACGCCGTGGGCGGTTACTTCCCCGCGAGCGTGGCCACGGCCGCCGGTGTCGGCGAGGCAGCGATGGAGATGGGCGATCCGGGCGGGGCGGGCGGCCCCGGGCCTGGCGGTACGCCTCCGGCCGATACGGGCACGGGCACCGGCGCCCCGACGACCGGCACCGGCGAAGTGCCCTCCGGCTCGAACGGCATGCTGAACGGCATGGGCGAGATGGTCAGCCTCCCCAAGCTGGGCCTGGCCGCCGGGTACGTGGTCGTCGAGCCGGGCTGCCGGGGCCGTACCCTCACCGACGCGAACGGTACGTACTACGGCACCGCGCCCGCCGCGATCGTGGACCTCAAGGCGGCCGTGCGGTACGTCCGTTCCAACCAGGGCCGCATACCCGGCGACACCCGCCGCATCGTGTCCACCGGCACCAGCGCGGGCGGCGCGCTCTCGGCGCTCCTCGGCGCGTCCGGGGACAGCGCGCTCTACGCCCCGTACCTCAAGGAGATCGGCGCGGCCGACGCGAGCGACGCCGTGTTCGCCAGCGGCGACTGGTGCCCGATCACCGACCTGGAGCACGCCGACGGCGCGTACGAGTGGAACTGGGGCGCCAACACCCCGCAGAGCGGCACCCTCGACCAGTCCGTTTCCAAGGAACTGCGGGCCCAGTTCGCCGAGTACCAGGCGTCCTTGCGGCTGAAGGGGCTGAACGGTTTCGGCCCGCTCACCGCGCGCAACTACGACGACTACCTGCTGGAGACCTACGTCCGGCCGGCCGCGGCCACCTACCTCAAGGGCCTCGCCGAGGCGGACCGTTCGGCGTACCTGTCGGCCAACCCCTTCATCACCTGGAAGAACGGCCGGGCCACCTTCACGTGGGCGGACTACCTCACCCATGTGGGCGCGCGGAAGAAGACCGCTCCCGCCTTCGACACGTTCGACCTGTCCGGCGGTGAGAACAACGAGTTCGGCACCGGTACGACCGAGGCCCGCCACTTCACCGCGTACGGGCAGCGCCACGACACCACCGGGCTCACCGCAAGCCGCGTGGACGGCGACATCCCGGCCCTGCTGGACCTGATGAACCCGATGTACCACCTCGCGCGCCACAACCCCGGCCGCGCGAAGCACTGGTGGATACGCGTGGGCACCAAGGACACCGACACCGCGCTGACGGTGGTCGGCAACCTCGCCGCCACCCTGCACGGTCTCGGCGACGATGTGGACTCGCTGATGTACTGGGACCAGGGGCACGGCTCCAACACCGACGCCGCCGACTTCATCACCTGGGTCGCCCGGGTGACCGGCCGCCGGAAGTAG
- a CDS encoding YbjQ family protein, with product MPIDDYTGGPAKGSDVLVVTTNDVPGHEVTQVIGEVFGLTVRSRNIGSQLGAGLKSVIGGELKGLTKTLVQTRNEAMARLIEAARAAGANAVLAMRFDVTTAADIGTEVCAYGTAAVIAPKA from the coding sequence ATGCCCATCGATGACTACACCGGCGGCCCCGCGAAGGGCTCGGACGTCCTGGTCGTGACCACCAACGATGTACCGGGTCACGAGGTGACGCAGGTGATCGGCGAGGTGTTCGGGCTGACCGTGCGCTCCCGCAACATCGGCTCCCAGCTGGGTGCCGGCCTGAAGTCCGTGATCGGCGGCGAGCTGAAGGGCCTGACCAAGACCCTGGTGCAGACCCGGAACGAGGCCATGGCGCGCCTCATCGAGGCGGCCCGCGCCGCCGGCGCGAACGCCGTGCTCGCGATGCGCTTCGACGTCACGACCGCCGCGGACATCGGCACCGAGGTCTGCGCCTACGGAACGGCCGCGGTCATAGCCCCGAAGGCCTGA
- a CDS encoding aldo/keto reductase codes for MRHHRIGDRNVSVLCLGAMPFGARIDERTSFALLDRFVERGGNFIDTADNYCFWIDDCTGDESETLLGRWFAQRGNRDEVVLATKLGGRPVGPVGADRADDILEGLSAPAVQAALKGSLERLGTDRVDLLYRHVDDPDTPLEETVRAFGELIVGGTVGMAGVSNLTAERLRATEDTAAALGLTDAVALQQRHTYLRPLPGTDFGVQRYADDAVLAEVRRRPELTLLAYTALLDGAYSNPAKPLPAPYDHPVSHRQLAALREVAAETGATPNQVVYAWLLGGDPAVLPVIGVSTLAQLDEALDAVDIELTADQRAVMDAARAEPLPGE; via the coding sequence ATGCGCCATCACCGCATCGGCGACCGGAACGTCAGCGTGCTCTGCCTGGGGGCGATGCCCTTCGGCGCACGGATCGACGAAAGGACGTCCTTCGCGCTGCTCGACCGGTTCGTCGAGCGCGGCGGCAACTTCATCGACACGGCGGACAACTACTGCTTCTGGATCGACGACTGCACGGGCGACGAGAGCGAAACCCTGCTCGGCCGCTGGTTCGCCCAGCGCGGCAACCGGGACGAGGTGGTCCTCGCGACCAAGCTCGGCGGCCGGCCGGTGGGTCCGGTCGGCGCGGACCGTGCGGACGACATCCTGGAGGGACTCTCCGCCCCCGCCGTCCAGGCCGCCCTCAAGGGCAGCCTCGAACGCCTCGGCACCGACCGCGTGGACCTGCTCTACCGGCACGTGGACGATCCGGACACCCCGCTGGAGGAGACCGTGCGCGCCTTCGGCGAGCTGATCGTCGGTGGGACGGTCGGCATGGCGGGCGTGAGCAACCTGACCGCCGAACGGCTGCGCGCCACCGAGGACACCGCTGCCGCACTCGGCCTGACCGACGCCGTCGCGCTCCAGCAGCGCCACACCTACCTGCGCCCGCTGCCCGGTACGGACTTCGGGGTCCAGCGGTACGCAGACGACGCGGTCCTCGCCGAGGTGCGCCGCAGGCCCGAGCTGACCCTGCTCGCCTACACGGCTTTGCTCGACGGGGCCTACTCCAACCCGGCCAAGCCGCTGCCCGCCCCGTACGACCACCCCGTCTCGCACCGGCAGTTGGCGGCGCTGCGCGAGGTGGCGGCGGAGACCGGAGCCACCCCCAACCAGGTGGTGTACGCCTGGCTGTTGGGCGGGGACCCGGCCGTGCTGCCGGTGATCGGCGTCTCCACCCTCGCCCAGCTGGACGAGGCCCTGGACGCGGTGGACATCGAACTCACCGCTGATCAGCGGGCGGTGATGGACGCGGCGCGCGCGGAGCCACTGCCGGGGGAGTGA
- a CDS encoding C40 family peptidase: MASHRRPKSPSRARVTVLTATAAAAVALTSQAAHADPKPTKSEVKAKVDKLYDEAEKASEKYNGAKEQQDKLKKEVDAIQDKVAREQAELNSLRNELGSIATAQYRSGGIDPSVQLFFSSDPDDFLDQASALDSLTAKQAESLDKIQSKQRTLAQERKEAQDKLSELSEVREALGKSKKASQTKLAAAQHLLNTLTAAERASLAAADLRASRGSGARVELGNELPASALGGAALQAASTRIGMPYSHSVTTGPNSFDCSGLTQWAYHQAGAEITRTTYTQINQGTRISQSALKPGDLVFFNGNSHVGLYAGGGNVLHAPYPGAYVRVESMSTIGSFYGAVRI; encoded by the coding sequence GTGGCGTCCCACCGTCGTCCCAAATCTCCGAGCCGCGCCCGCGTGACCGTGCTCACCGCCACCGCCGCCGCCGCCGTCGCCCTGACCTCCCAGGCGGCCCACGCCGACCCCAAGCCGACCAAGAGCGAGGTCAAGGCGAAGGTCGACAAGCTCTACGACGAGGCCGAGAAGGCCAGCGAGAAGTACAACGGGGCCAAGGAGCAGCAGGACAAGCTCAAGAAGGAAGTCGACGCGATCCAGGACAAGGTCGCGCGCGAACAGGCCGAACTGAACTCCCTGCGGAACGAACTCGGTTCCATCGCCACCGCGCAGTACCGCAGTGGCGGCATCGACCCCTCCGTGCAGCTCTTCTTCTCCTCGGACCCGGACGACTTCCTCGACCAGGCTTCCGCACTGGACAGCCTCACGGCCAAGCAGGCCGAGTCGCTGGACAAGATCCAGTCCAAGCAGCGCACGCTCGCCCAGGAGCGCAAGGAAGCCCAGGACAAGCTCAGCGAACTCTCCGAGGTCCGCGAGGCACTGGGGAAGAGCAAGAAGGCGTCGCAGACCAAGCTCGCCGCCGCCCAGCATCTGCTGAACACCCTGACCGCGGCCGAACGCGCCTCACTCGCCGCGGCGGACCTGCGCGCCAGCCGCGGCTCCGGTGCGCGGGTCGAGCTCGGTAACGAGCTCCCCGCGTCCGCTCTCGGAGGCGCCGCGCTCCAGGCCGCCAGCACGCGGATCGGGATGCCCTACTCGCACTCGGTGACCACGGGCCCCAACTCGTTCGACTGCTCGGGCCTGACCCAGTGGGCGTACCACCAGGCCGGTGCCGAGATCACCCGCACCACGTACACCCAGATCAACCAGGGCACCCGCATATCGCAGAGCGCGCTGAAGCCCGGCGACCTGGTCTTCTTCAACGGCAACTCGCACGTCGGCCTGTACGCCGGCGGCGGCAACGTGCTGCACGCCCCCTACCCGGGCGCCTACGTCCGGGTCGAGTCGATGAGCACCATCGGCAGCTTCTACGGCGCGGTGCGCATCTGA
- a CDS encoding class I SAM-dependent methyltransferase translates to MAAAPDRLKDTGRATPRRTVFGEAAEAYEDGRPGYAEELVAQVLEYAALGDRTALEVGAGTGKATGLFAARGVPVVCVEPDARMAEVLRRTTDAYPHVQVEVGDFEAWSPSRHRFGLLYAATSWHWVDPARRWDLAHSALGPGGTLALFWNPVAAIDPELFAALRDIDRRHGVEEPPHDALASRYGEEAGTVDGQVGPGWPVDEIRRDGRFTDLRTVRYRRNLRYDTARYLAFLASVSAYRVLPQHDLAQLLVETAELLDSRGGTIDMLGINDLVLARTV, encoded by the coding sequence ATGGCCGCCGCTCCCGACCGTCTCAAGGACACCGGCCGCGCGACCCCGCGCCGCACGGTCTTCGGCGAGGCGGCCGAAGCGTACGAGGACGGACGCCCGGGGTACGCCGAGGAGTTGGTAGCGCAAGTGCTGGAGTACGCGGCCCTCGGCGACCGCACGGCCCTGGAGGTCGGCGCCGGTACCGGCAAGGCCACCGGGCTCTTCGCGGCGCGCGGGGTGCCGGTCGTCTGTGTCGAGCCGGACGCCCGGATGGCCGAGGTGCTGCGCCGCACCACGGACGCGTACCCCCATGTACAGGTGGAGGTGGGCGACTTCGAGGCGTGGAGCCCCTCCAGACACCGCTTCGGCCTGCTGTACGCCGCCACCTCCTGGCACTGGGTGGACCCTGCGCGCCGCTGGGACCTCGCCCATTCCGCGCTCGGACCGGGCGGGACGCTGGCCCTGTTCTGGAATCCGGTCGCGGCGATCGATCCCGAACTGTTCGCCGCACTGCGGGACATCGACCGCCGCCACGGCGTGGAGGAGCCCCCGCACGACGCGCTCGCCTCCCGCTACGGGGAAGAGGCGGGCACCGTGGACGGGCAGGTGGGACCGGGCTGGCCGGTGGACGAGATCCGGCGCGACGGGCGATTCACCGACCTGCGTACGGTGCGCTACCGCCGGAACCTGCGGTACGACACCGCCCGCTACCTCGCCTTCCTCGCCTCGGTCTCCGCCTACCGCGTCCTCCCCCAGCACGACCTTGCCCAACTGTTGGTGGAAACAGCCGAGTTGCTGGACTCCCGAGGTGGCACGATCGACATGCTCGGCATCAACGACCTCGTCCTGGCCCGTACCGTCTGA